A part of Streptomyces sp. NBC_01497 genomic DNA contains:
- the gyrB gene encoding DNA topoisomerase (ATP-hydrolyzing) subunit B, whose product MLCQKGRFVADSGNPQDKTPSVAATESGEVTNAYNASAITVLEGLDAVRKRPGMYIGSTGERGLHHLVTEVVDNSVDEALAGHADTIDVTILPDGGVRVIDNGRGIPVDIVPSEGKPAIEVVLTVLHAGGKFGGGGYAVSGGLHGVGVSVVNALSTKVSVDVMRDGYHWTQDYKLGVPTAALARGEATSETGTSVTFWADPDVFETTDYSFETMSRRFQEMAFLNKGLTLNLTDERASAKAVAGAEKAGGDVAEDGSDEQPAMSVSYRYDGGIVDFVKYLNSRKGEMIHPTVIDVEAEDKERMLSVEIAMQWNAQYSESVYSFANTIHTHEGGTHEEGFRAALTGLVNRYARERRLLREKDENLAGEDIREGLTAIISVKLGEPQFEGQTKTKLGNTEAKTFVQKVVHEHLTDWFDRNPNEAADIIRKAIQAATARVAARKARDLTRRKGLLESASLPGKLSDCQSNDPTKCEIFIVEGDSAGGSAKSGRDPMYQAILPIRGKILNVEKARLDKILQNTEVQALISAFGTGVHEDFTIEKLRYHKIILMADADVDGQHITTLLLTFLFRFMRPLVEAGHVYLSRPPLYKIDWGRGDIQYAYSDRERDALIQLGRQNGKRVREDSIQRFKGLGEMNAEELRVTTMDIDHRVLGQVTLDDAAQADDLFSVLMGEDVEARRSFIQRNAKDVRFLDI is encoded by the coding sequence GTGCTGTGCCAGAAAGGGCGCTTCGTGGCCGATTCCGGCAACCCCCAAGACAAGACACCGTCCGTCGCCGCCACTGAGAGCGGCGAGGTGACCAACGCGTACAACGCCAGCGCCATCACGGTGCTGGAAGGGCTGGACGCGGTCCGCAAGCGCCCGGGCATGTACATCGGCTCGACCGGTGAGCGCGGCCTGCACCACCTGGTGACCGAGGTCGTGGACAACTCGGTCGACGAGGCGCTCGCCGGGCACGCGGACACGATCGACGTGACGATCCTGCCCGACGGCGGCGTGCGCGTGATCGACAACGGTCGCGGCATCCCCGTGGACATCGTTCCCTCCGAGGGCAAGCCGGCCATCGAGGTCGTGCTGACCGTCCTGCACGCGGGCGGCAAGTTCGGCGGTGGCGGGTACGCCGTCTCCGGTGGTCTGCACGGTGTGGGCGTCTCGGTGGTCAACGCCCTGTCGACGAAGGTGTCGGTCGACGTCATGCGGGACGGCTACCACTGGACCCAGGACTACAAGCTCGGCGTTCCGACCGCGGCCCTCGCGCGCGGCGAGGCGACGTCGGAGACGGGTACGAGCGTCACGTTCTGGGCGGACCCCGACGTCTTCGAGACGACGGACTACTCGTTCGAGACGATGTCCCGGCGCTTCCAGGAGATGGCCTTCCTCAACAAGGGCCTGACCTTGAACCTGACCGATGAGCGCGCCTCGGCGAAGGCCGTCGCGGGTGCCGAGAAGGCCGGCGGGGACGTCGCCGAGGACGGCTCGGACGAGCAGCCGGCGATGTCCGTGTCGTACCGCTACGACGGCGGCATCGTCGACTTCGTCAAGTACCTCAACTCCCGCAAGGGAGAGATGATCCACCCGACGGTGATCGACGTGGAGGCCGAGGACAAGGAGCGCATGCTCTCGGTCGAGATCGCGATGCAGTGGAACGCGCAGTACAGCGAGAGCGTGTACTCGTTCGCGAACACCATCCACACGCATGAGGGCGGTACGCACGAGGAGGGCTTCAGGGCCGCGCTGACGGGCCTGGTCAACCGGTACGCGCGCGAGCGCAGGCTGCTGCGGGAGAAGGACGAGAACCTCGCGGGCGAGGACATCCGCGAGGGTCTGACGGCGATCATCTCGGTCAAGCTGGGCGAGCCCCAGTTCGAGGGGCAGACGAAGACCAAGCTCGGCAACACCGAGGCGAAGACGTTCGTGCAGAAGGTCGTGCACGAGCACCTCACCGACTGGTTCGACCGCAACCCCAACGAGGCCGCGGACATCATCCGCAAGGCCATCCAGGCGGCCACCGCGCGCGTCGCGGCCCGCAAGGCGCGCGACCTGACGCGCCGCAAGGGGCTGCTGGAGTCGGCGTCGCTGCCCGGCAAGCTCAGCGACTGCCAGTCGAACGACCCGACGAAGTGCGAGATCTTCATCGTCGAGGGTGACTCCGCCGGTGGTTCGGCGAAGTCCGGCCGTGACCCGATGTACCAGGCGATCCTGCCGATCCGCGGCAAGATCCTGAACGTCGAGAAGGCGCGCCTCGACAAGATTCTCCAGAACACCGAGGTGCAGGCGCTGATCTCGGCGTTCGGCACGGGTGTGCACGAGGACTTCACCATCGAGAAGCTGCGCTATCACAAGATCATTCTGATGGCGGACGCCGACGTCGACGGGCAGCACATCACCACCCTGCTGCTGACGTTCCTGTTCCGCTTCATGCGGCCGCTGGTCGAGGCGGGCCACGTCTACCTGTCCCGCCCGCCGCTGTACAAGATCGACTGGGGCCGCGGCGACATCCAGTACGCGTACTCGGACCGCGAGCGCGACGCGCTGATCCAGCTGGGCAGGCAGAACGGCAAGCGGGTCCGCGAGGACTCGATCCAGCGCTTCAAGGGCCTCGGCGAGATGAACGCCGAGGAACTGCGCGTCACCACGATGGACATCGACCACCGGGTGCTCGGCCAGGTCACCCTGGACGACGCCGCGCAGGCCGACGACCTGTTCTCGGTGCTGATGGGTGAGGACGTCGAGGCACGCCGTTCCTTCATCCAGCGCAACGCCAAGGACGTCCGCTTCCTCGACATCTGA
- the gyrA gene encoding DNA gyrase subunit A: protein MADENTPDTPENADGPVLPDGTAVEGLALRVEPIGLETEMQRSYLDYAMSVIVSRALPDVRDGLKPVHRRVLYAMYDGGYRPERGFYKCARVVGDVMGTYHPHGDSSIYDALVRLAQPWSMRMPLVDSNGNFGSPGNDPAAAMRYTECKMMPLSMEMLRDIDEETVNFTDNYDGRNQEPTVLPARFPNLLINGSAGIAVGMATNIPPHNLREVAAGAQWALEHPEATPDELLEALIERIKGPDFPTGALVVGRKGIEETYRTGRGSITMRAVVEVEEIQNRQCLVVTELPYQTNPDNLAQKIADLVKDGRVGGIADVRDETSSRTGQRLVIVLKRDAVAKVVLNNLYKHTDLQSNFGANMLALVDGVPRTLSLDAFIRHWVAHQIEVIVRRTRFRLRKAEERAHILRGLLKALDAIDDVIALIRRSETVDVARTGLMGLLEIDEIQANAILEMQLRRLAALERQKIVAEHDELEAKIREYNAILASEERQRAIVREELAVIVEKYGDDRRSKLVPFDGDMSIEDLIAEEDIVVTITRGGYVKRTKTDDYRSQKRGGKGVRGTKLKEDDIVDHFFVSTTHHWLLFFTNKGRVYRAKAYELPDAGREARGQHVANLLAFQPDEQIAEILAIRDYQAAPYLVLATKAGLVKKTSLKDYDSPRSGGVIAINLRETEDGRDDELIGAELVSAEDDLLLISRKAQSIRFTATDDALRPMGRATSGVKGMSFREGDELLSMNVVRPGTFVFTATDGGYAKRTNVDEYRVQGRGGLGIKAAKIVEDRGLLVGALVVEETDEILAITLGGGVIRTRVNEVRETGRDTMGVQLINLGKRDAVVGIARNAEAGREAEEVEGDEAPEITAAAGAEKAEGNEPSAGEHEE, encoded by the coding sequence ATGGCCGACGAGAACACCCCTGACACGCCAGAGAACGCCGACGGCCCCGTCCTGCCCGACGGGACCGCCGTGGAAGGCCTGGCGCTGCGCGTGGAGCCCATCGGGCTCGAAACGGAGATGCAGCGCTCCTACCTCGACTACGCGATGTCCGTCATCGTCTCGCGCGCGCTGCCCGACGTACGGGACGGGCTCAAGCCCGTGCACCGCCGCGTGCTGTACGCGATGTACGACGGCGGATACCGGCCGGAGCGCGGCTTCTACAAGTGCGCGCGCGTCGTCGGCGACGTCATGGGTACGTACCACCCGCACGGCGACTCGTCGATCTACGACGCCCTGGTCCGTCTCGCGCAGCCCTGGTCGATGCGGATGCCGCTCGTCGACTCCAACGGCAACTTCGGTTCTCCGGGCAACGACCCGGCCGCGGCCATGCGGTACACCGAGTGCAAGATGATGCCGCTGTCGATGGAGATGCTCCGTGACATCGACGAGGAGACCGTCAACTTCACGGACAACTACGACGGCCGCAACCAGGAGCCGACGGTCCTGCCGGCGCGGTTCCCGAACCTGCTGATCAACGGCTCCGCCGGTATCGCCGTCGGGATGGCCACGAACATCCCCCCGCACAACCTGCGGGAGGTCGCGGCCGGCGCCCAGTGGGCGCTGGAGCACCCGGAGGCCACCCCCGACGAGCTGCTTGAGGCCCTGATCGAGCGGATCAAGGGCCCGGACTTCCCGACCGGCGCGCTGGTCGTGGGCCGCAAGGGCATCGAGGAGACGTACCGTACGGGCCGCGGCTCGATCACGATGCGCGCGGTGGTCGAGGTCGAGGAGATCCAGAACAGGCAGTGCCTGGTCGTCACGGAACTCCCGTACCAGACCAACCCGGACAACCTCGCGCAGAAGATCGCCGACCTGGTGAAGGACGGCAGGGTCGGCGGCATCGCCGACGTCCGTGACGAGACGTCCTCGCGCACGGGCCAGCGACTGGTGATCGTCCTCAAGCGGGACGCGGTCGCCAAGGTCGTCCTGAACAACCTGTACAAGCACACCGACCTGCAGTCGAACTTCGGCGCCAACATGCTGGCGCTCGTCGACGGCGTGCCGCGCACCCTTTCGCTCGACGCGTTCATCCGGCACTGGGTGGCGCACCAGATCGAGGTCATCGTCCGCCGTACGCGCTTCCGTCTGCGCAAGGCGGAGGAGCGGGCGCACATCCTGCGCGGCCTGCTCAAGGCGCTCGACGCGATCGACGACGTCATCGCGCTGATCCGGCGCAGTGAGACGGTCGACGTCGCGCGCACGGGCCTGATGGGCCTGCTGGAGATCGACGAGATCCAGGCCAACGCGATCCTGGAGATGCAGCTGCGCCGCCTCGCCGCCCTGGAGCGGCAGAAGATCGTCGCCGAGCACGACGAACTCGAAGCCAAGATCCGCGAGTACAACGCGATCCTGGCCTCCGAGGAGCGGCAGCGCGCCATCGTCCGCGAGGAACTGGCCGTCATCGTCGAGAAGTACGGCGACGACCGGCGCTCCAAGCTCGTGCCCTTCGACGGTGACATGTCCATCGAGGACCTGATCGCCGAAGAGGACATCGTCGTCACGATCACCCGTGGCGGCTACGTGAAGCGCACGAAGACGGACGACTACCGCTCGCAGAAGCGTGGCGGCAAGGGCGTACGCGGCACGAAGCTGAAGGAGGACGACATCGTCGACCACTTCTTCGTGTCGACGACCCACCACTGGCTGCTGTTCTTCACCAACAAGGGCCGCGTCTACCGCGCGAAGGCGTACGAACTGCCCGATGCCGGACGCGAGGCGCGCGGCCAGCACGTGGCGAACCTCCTGGCCTTCCAGCCCGACGAGCAGATCGCCGAGATCCTCGCGATCCGCGACTACCAGGCGGCCCCCTACCTGGTTCTGGCCACGAAGGCCGGCCTGGTCAAGAAGACCTCGCTGAAGGACTACGATTCACCGCGTTCGGGTGGCGTCATCGCGATCAACCTCCGGGAGACGGAGGACGGCCGGGACGACGAACTGATCGGCGCGGAACTGGTGTCGGCGGAGGACGACCTGCTGCTCATCAGCAGGAAGGCCCAGTCGATCCGGTTCACGGCGACGGACGACGCGCTGCGGCCCATGGGCCGTGCGACATCCGGGGTGAAGGGGATGAGTTTCCGGGAAGGGGACGAACTCCTCTCGATGAATGTGGTCAGGCCCGGTACGTTCGTGTTCACCGCCACCGACGGCGGTTACGCGAAGCGGACCAATGTGGACGAGTACCGCGTTCAGGGTCGCGGCGGCCTCGGCATCAAGGCAGCCAAGATCGTGGAGGACCGGGGCTTGCTGGTCGGGGCGCTGGTGGTCGAGGAGACCGACGAGATCCTCGCCATCACCCTGGGCGGCGGTGTGATTCGCACGCGAGTCAACGAAGTCCGGGAGACAGGCCGTGACACCATGGGTGTCCAGCTGATCAACCTGGGCAAACGCGATGCCGTGGTCGGGATCGCGCGCAACGCCGAGGCAGGCCGCGAGGCCGAGGAGGTCGAAGGGGACGAGGCCCCCGAGATCACCGCGGCCGCCGGGGCCGAGAAGGCCGAGGGCAATGAGCCTTCGGCCGGGGAGCACGAGGAGTAG
- a CDS encoding DUF3566 domain-containing protein — protein MTDTRGQQPPYEAYGSKPQPQQQQTAQPYHPPQAYPQPGDSGTQGGNPGHGPAAGNAVRRPRTGARTTPRTRKARLRVSKADPWSVMKVSFLLSIALGVCTVIAAAVLWMVMDAMGVFSTVGGTISEATGSTESNGFDLQSFLSLPRVLLFTGVIAVIDVVLATALGTLGAFIYNLSAGFVGGVELTLAEDE, from the coding sequence GTGACGGACACCCGGGGGCAGCAGCCCCCGTACGAGGCGTACGGCTCGAAGCCGCAGCCGCAACAGCAGCAGACGGCCCAGCCGTACCACCCGCCGCAGGCATATCCCCAGCCGGGGGACAGCGGCACGCAGGGCGGCAACCCGGGCCATGGTCCCGCCGCGGGCAACGCGGTGCGCAGGCCCCGCACGGGCGCGCGCACCACGCCCCGCACGCGCAAGGCCAGGCTCCGGGTCTCGAAGGCCGACCCGTGGTCGGTGATGAAGGTCAGCTTCCTGCTCTCGATCGCGCTCGGCGTGTGCACGGTGATCGCCGCGGCGGTGCTGTGGATGGTCATGGACGCCATGGGCGTCTTCTCGACCGTCGGCGGGACGATCAGCGAGGCGACCGGCTCGACCGAGAGCAACGGATTCGACCTCCAGTCGTTCCTCTCGCTCCCGCGCGTCCTGCTGTTCACGGGCGTCATCGCGGTCATCGATGTGGTCCTCGCCACAGCGCTCGGCACGCTCGGCGCGTTCATCTACAACCTCTCGGCGGGCTTCGTGGGTGGCGTCGAGCTCACTCTCGCCGAGGACGAGTGA
- a CDS encoding methyltransferase domain-containing protein: protein MPTPDTTRGYAALVESLDERGLLSPQWRAVWRELPRHLFIPSEIWRQEPDRCVPVEPDGWWPLVTSDEPVVIQVDDGTKDGPDIATSSNSKPSMVALMLGLLDLDSSHRVLEIGTASGHVAALLARHLGDDGRVHSIELDPVLARLAADQLARAGHAPRLRQGDGALGWPEAAPFDRIISTCAVRRVPRAWVEQVRPYGHIVFPLHRDFWSGAVVRLTRRPDGTARGRFHGGASYMLMRAHRAGDVPAVDTSTARFSPAALDPAGLLTLGAALYIGEMLPGVSLHHARTDEGVRVWAQARDGSAATGVAHEAIAYGPRDLWHEIADAHRDYVHQGSPGAEEFGLTVADGRHHVWLDDPRNVIGVTAQPPRTGR from the coding sequence ATGCCGACCCCCGACACCACACGGGGCTACGCCGCGCTCGTCGAGTCTCTCGATGAGCGCGGCCTCCTGTCCCCGCAATGGCGCGCCGTGTGGCGCGAACTGCCCCGGCATCTCTTCATCCCGAGCGAGATCTGGCGGCAGGAGCCCGACCGCTGTGTGCCCGTCGAGCCCGACGGGTGGTGGCCGCTCGTCACCTCCGACGAGCCCGTCGTGATCCAGGTGGACGACGGCACGAAGGACGGCCCCGATATCGCCACGTCCTCCAACAGCAAGCCGTCCATGGTCGCGCTCATGCTCGGTCTGCTGGACCTCGATTCCTCGCACCGCGTCCTGGAGATCGGCACGGCCTCCGGGCACGTCGCCGCTCTGCTCGCGCGCCATCTCGGCGACGACGGCCGCGTGCACTCCATCGAACTGGACCCCGTGCTGGCGCGACTCGCGGCGGATCAGCTCGCCCGGGCGGGGCACGCGCCCCGGCTGCGGCAGGGCGACGGTGCCCTCGGCTGGCCGGAGGCCGCCCCGTTCGACCGGATCATCTCCACCTGCGCCGTCCGCCGCGTCCCGCGAGCGTGGGTGGAGCAGGTGCGCCCGTACGGACACATCGTCTTTCCTCTCCATCGCGACTTCTGGAGCGGCGCCGTGGTGCGGCTGACGCGACGGCCGGACGGCACCGCCCGGGGGAGGTTTCACGGCGGTGCCTCGTACATGCTCATGCGTGCACATCGCGCGGGCGATGTCCCGGCCGTCGACACCTCGACGGCCCGCTTCTCCCCGGCCGCACTGGATCCGGCCGGCCTGCTCACCCTGGGGGCCGCTCTGTACATCGGCGAGATGCTGCCGGGGGTGTCCCTCCATCACGCGCGGACCGACGAGGGCGTGCGGGTGTGGGCCCAGGCCCGGGACGGGTCTGCGGCGACGGGGGTGGCCCACGAGGCGATCGCCTACGGACCGCGTGATCTGTGGCACGAGATCGCGGACGCGCACCGGGACTACGTGCACCAGGGCTCGCCCGGCGCTGAGGAGTTCGGTCTGACCGTCGCGGACGGACGGCATCACGTGTGGCTGGACGACCCGCGCAACGTGATCGGCGTCACCGCTCAACCTCCCCGCACGGGACGGTAG